One region of Wyeomyia smithii strain HCP4-BCI-WySm-NY-G18 chromosome 3, ASM2978416v1, whole genome shotgun sequence genomic DNA includes:
- the LOC129728229 gene encoding ras-related protein Rab-35: MNMAREYDHLFKLLIIGDSGVGKSSLLIRFSDNTFSGSYITTIGVDFKIRTVSINGERVKLQIWDTAGQERFRTITNTYYRGTHGVIVVYDVTNGESFANVKRWLQEIESNCDVVNKVLVGNKNDDPNRKVVITEDAERFANQMDIQLFETSAKDNINVEEMFLAITEQVLRHKKLTQKQVQSDQNNDTVNLRKGGNIKKKSKCC; encoded by the exons GTGTTGGAAAATCCTCATTACTAATACGTTTCTCCGACAATACCTTTTCTGGTAGTTATATCACAACAATTGGCGTTGATTTTAAAATACGAACTGTATCAATTAACGGGGAGCGGGTAAAACTTCAAATATGGGATACAGCTGGTCAGGAGCGATTTCGAACTATAACGAACAC ATATTATCGCGGAACACACGGCGTTATAGTCGTGTATGATGTCACCAATGGAGAATCTTTTGCTAACGTCAAGCGATGGCTTCAAGAGATAGAATCGAACTGTGACGTTGTAAACAAAGTCTTAg TTGGAAATAAAAACGATGATCCTAACCGGAAAGTGGTAATTACCGAAGACGCAGAGCGTTTTGCCAACCAGATGGACATCCAATTATTCGAAACATCAGCCAAAGACAATATAAATGTAGAAGAAATGTTTTTAGCAATAACTGAACAAGTATTAAGGCACAAAAAACTAACTCAGAAACAG GTTCAATCAGATCAAAATAATGACACCGTCAATTTGCGTAAAGGAGGTaatataaagaaaaaaagtaaatgcTGTTAA